In Methanocalculus alkaliphilus, one DNA window encodes the following:
- the rpsJ gene encoding 30S ribosomal protein S10 has protein sequence MQKARIRLTGTDYEKIETVCSRIREIAERTGVNLAGPISLPTKRLIVPIRKSPDGEGTATWDRWQMRVHKRLIDIDADERALRQLMRIQVPKDIGIEIVLEG, from the coding sequence ATGCAGAAAGCCAGAATACGCCTGACCGGGACAGATTACGAAAAAATTGAGACGGTTTGCTCCCGCATCCGTGAGATTGCTGAAAGAACCGGTGTTAATTTAGCAGGTCCGATATCACTCCCGACGAAGCGTCTTATTGTCCCAATCCGGAAGAGCCCGGATGGAGAAGGGACGGCTACGTGGGATCGCTGGCAGATGCGTGTCCATAAGCGGCTTATCGATATCGATGCCGACGAGCGTGCACTCCGTCAGCTGATGCGGATACAGGTGCCCAAGGACATCGGCATTGAGATCGTCCTTGAGGGATGA
- a CDS encoding GMP synthase subunit A, with product MQPIFVVNNHGQFNHLIHRMLRDLEIEVKMIPNTTPPDEVADGCRGIILGGGPSIERTGRCAEYLDLGIPVLGICLGHQLIARSLGGETGSGRSGGYGGVDVTIVDHGTILTGYPDAIHVWASHTDEVKRVPEGFTILARSPICDVEAMGSQERRIFGLQWHPEVSHTENGSLIYRNFDRICRE from the coding sequence ATGCAACCCATCTTTGTTGTCAATAACCATGGGCAGTTTAATCATCTCATTCACCGGATGCTCCGCGATCTTGAGATTGAGGTGAAGATGATCCCAAATACCACCCCCCCGGATGAGGTAGCGGACGGATGCCGCGGGATCATCCTGGGAGGCGGGCCAAGCATTGAGCGGACCGGGCGGTGTGCCGAATATCTTGATCTCGGCATACCCGTCCTCGGAATATGTCTTGGGCATCAGCTTATCGCCCGATCCCTCGGTGGAGAGACAGGGTCGGGACGAAGCGGAGGATATGGGGGGGTAGATGTGACGATCGTAGATCATGGAACGATCCTTACCGGCTATCCTGACGCCATTCATGTATGGGCATCCCATACCGATGAGGTGAAGCGCGTGCCGGAAGGGTTTACCATCCTTGCCAGATCCCCAATCTGCGATGTTGAGGCGATGGGATCGCAGGAGCGACGAATCTTCGGCCTCCAGTGGCACCCCGAAGTGAGCCATACAGAAAACGGCAGCCTCATCTACAGGAACTTCGACAGGATATGCAGAGAGTGA
- a CDS encoding YkgJ family cysteine cluster protein, whose protein sequence is MQRVSDLAGAIAEIGFVCTGCGVCCRGDEESGRVIISPDEIGEICSATGWERDDIAAPYPEYIEGEGGSRFTFAWCLRRRDERCIFLSSEKRCTIYHARPWICRTYPFALEGGELSVSECPGLGGNITEADARLLATALLRREEAEEREEQAIRRIFSESAIPAGETVVFDSQGMWSIHG, encoded by the coding sequence ATGCAGAGAGTGAGCGACCTCGCAGGGGCAATTGCAGAGATCGGGTTTGTCTGCACCGGATGCGGAGTCTGCTGTCGTGGAGACGAGGAGTCAGGCAGGGTGATCATCTCCCCGGATGAGATTGGAGAGATATGCTCTGCAACGGGTTGGGAGAGAGATGATATCGCAGCACCCTATCCCGAGTATATTGAGGGGGAAGGGGGAAGCCGGTTTACCTTTGCCTGGTGTCTCCGGAGGAGGGATGAGCGGTGCATCTTCCTCTCTTCCGAAAAGCGATGTACCATCTATCACGCACGCCCCTGGATCTGCCGGACCTACCCTTTCGCGCTTGAGGGAGGGGAGCTGAGCGTCTCAGAATGTCCGGGTCTGGGAGGGAATATTACCGAGGCGGACGCACGATTACTTGCAACGGCACTCCTCAGACGAGAGGAGGCAGAAGAGAGGGAGGAGCAGGCGATCCGCAGGATCTTTTCAGAATCAGCAATTCCGGCGGGTGAGACCGTCGTCTTTGACAGTCAGGGTATGTGGAGCATTCATGGGTGA
- a CDS encoding DUF3821 domain-containing protein, whose translation MKEKRSYRKISIPGLACILAMLLITPATAAISDIPAGGTVFIGEEGLDVTACGVADGDTLGWFAPGRSPATGDPDATVVVSDATSFFVSPQIFSDRIGVWYNLSTGNPAFMVADPFLHIRVFDVDYGAIDRTGLWVPMDFELQFRITTNLDAMAQRPGVAGAPVEVRITGEEGIEYSMLRNRAGVSTPLLFDVDRSPFMTGGIWYPDAGYSRGVYDFYAFCDANNMKDNYQVIGKTITTRDESVSLSRTTTPTTTTPPVTPVPTTPPATLEPTTPPATPAPVETPPTPPVTETPVPTPTPEPAPMGALIALAALTIVTCLLIRK comes from the coding sequence ATGAAAGAAAAGAGATCCTATAGAAAAATCAGTATTCCTGGACTGGCCTGTATTCTGGCCATGCTCCTCATCACCCCGGCAACGGCTGCCATATCCGACATCCCTGCCGGAGGAACCGTATTCATCGGGGAAGAGGGGCTTGATGTTACTGCCTGCGGAGTAGCAGATGGCGATACACTCGGCTGGTTTGCGCCAGGGCGATCCCCGGCTACCGGGGATCCTGATGCCACCGTCGTCGTCAGTGATGCAACCTCGTTCTTCGTATCACCACAGATCTTCTCGGATCGAATCGGGGTCTGGTATAATCTCTCAACCGGGAATCCTGCATTCATGGTTGCGGATCCGTTCCTACATATTCGGGTATTTGATGTCGATTACGGAGCCATCGACCGGACCGGGCTCTGGGTCCCGATGGATTTTGAACTACAGTTTCGGATAACAACGAACCTTGATGCGATGGCACAGCGGCCAGGGGTTGCCGGAGCCCCAGTCGAGGTTCGTATCACTGGAGAGGAGGGTATTGAGTATTCTATGCTCAGAAACAGAGCTGGTGTCAGCACCCCCCTCCTCTTCGATGTCGACCGGTCACCATTTATGACCGGTGGGATCTGGTATCCGGATGCCGGATACAGTCGTGGAGTGTACGACTTCTATGCCTTCTGTGACGCAAATAATATGAAGGATAATTATCAGGTTATCGGAAAGACGATCACAACCCGCGATGAGTCGGTATCACTCTCACGGACAACCACGCCAACAACCACCACTCCACCTGTGACACCTGTTCCGACGACACCACCCGCAACCCTGGAGCCGACCACACCCCCGGCAACGCCAGCGCCGGTAGAGACACCACCAACACCTCCGGTCACCGAGACTCCGGTACCAACACCAACGCCGGAGCCGGCGCCAATGGGTGCTCTCATCGCCCTTGCAGCCCTGACGATAGTGACATGTCTTTTGATACGAAAATAA
- a CDS encoding TraB/GumN family protein, with the protein MGELRIIGTAHVSQKSIDEVIAGVAEFEPDIIAVELDPPRYAALKQQDPGGEAPGVGEILKSGNFTQMLVQWLLAYVQRKIGMNVGIEPGAEMKEAIRLAEERGIRVALIDRDIRITLSRFWDGMTFREKFRMIHALAVSATGIGGEEIDIDALTDQDVVTLALEEFRKFSPNGARALIDERDAYLAHSLIPLVRGDQKVLAVIGAGHLRGVTGYLSEPQTLPPIRDLTMQTKRLPWGKIIGLGVLALFISLFVIIAFSGVGVDVLAVAFLWWIAINGTLAALGTILARGHPISAGVAFSAAWLTSLNPLMAAGWFAAIVEAKIRKPAFSDFKAISKAESITEMSTIPLFRVVLVAALANLGSTLGTVLYFLFIFPLLGIDPTVLIGEGVANIWERISAFW; encoded by the coding sequence ATGGGTGAACTGAGGATAATCGGGACTGCACACGTCTCACAGAAGAGTATCGACGAGGTCATTGCCGGAGTGGCAGAATTTGAGCCGGATATCATCGCAGTTGAGCTTGATCCCCCCCGCTACGCCGCACTGAAGCAGCAGGATCCCGGAGGTGAGGCGCCAGGGGTCGGTGAGATCCTGAAGTCAGGTAACTTCACCCAGATGCTCGTCCAGTGGCTTCTTGCCTATGTCCAGCGGAAGATCGGGATGAACGTCGGGATTGAGCCTGGCGCAGAGATGAAAGAGGCGATCCGGCTTGCAGAAGAGCGAGGGATCAGAGTCGCCCTCATTGATCGCGATATCAGGATCACCCTCTCCCGTTTCTGGGATGGGATGACATTTCGTGAGAAGTTCAGGATGATCCATGCCCTTGCAGTCTCAGCGACTGGGATTGGAGGGGAGGAGATCGATATCGATGCCCTCACCGATCAGGATGTCGTCACCCTTGCACTTGAGGAGTTCCGGAAGTTCTCGCCAAACGGGGCACGGGCATTAATCGATGAGCGGGATGCATATCTTGCCCACAGCCTCATTCCACTTGTGCGGGGAGACCAGAAGGTCCTCGCCGTCATCGGTGCCGGCCATCTGAGGGGTGTCACCGGATACCTGTCAGAGCCTCAGACACTCCCTCCGATCCGGGATCTCACCATGCAGACGAAACGCCTTCCATGGGGAAAGATCATCGGCCTGGGCGTCCTCGCCCTCTTCATCTCCCTCTTCGTTATCATTGCATTCTCAGGAGTGGGTGTTGATGTCCTGGCAGTAGCATTCCTCTGGTGGATCGCAATCAACGGCACACTCGCAGCCCTTGGAACCATCCTTGCACGCGGCCATCCTATCTCAGCGGGTGTCGCCTTCTCTGCCGCGTGGCTCACCTCGCTCAATCCCCTGATGGCGGCCGGCTGGTTTGCTGCAATCGTCGAGGCGAAGATCCGAAAACCTGCGTTCTCGGACTTCAAAGCCATCAGTAAAGCAGAGAGTATCACTGAGATGAGCACAATTCCACTCTTCCGGGTCGTTCTCGTCGCAGCACTTGCCAACCTGGGGAGCACCCTTGGAACCGTCCTCTACTTCCTCTTCATCTTCCCGCTCCTTGGAATCGATCCGACGGTCCTGATCGGGGAAGGAGTGGCGAATATCTGGGAGAGGATCTCAGCGTTCTGGTAA
- the cobT gene encoding nicotinate mononucleotide-dependent phosphoribosyltransferase CobT → MAFLSEEITYHPKRPVFAPILANTMLSKVPGISGAGPSPEKTVFTPILDAELIADGRITSMPIRPNTPTGCPTPATITRAMMQLCGLTPLFINAGLEHPATTPTYHLCGEPGRDPRISDAVPMAGMLYQRGRELGAFLSQLSDMLVIGECVPGGTTTSLCVLRGLGYDARVSSSFIDNPHSLKEEIAGAVLRRIQDEGITDPLDIVAAAGDPMIPAAAGMVEGFSGEVLLAGGTQMLSVAALTKARGIRLPKIATTIYVHDDPSANFREIAGEIGLSPIYVDPGFGETGHSGLARYCIGEVKEGMGAGGAMYLARAMGHTGAVIRDAVMRTVAAYS, encoded by the coding sequence ATGGCATTTTTATCCGAAGAGATCACATACCATCCGAAAAGACCTGTTTTTGCGCCTATCCTGGCAAACACAATGCTTTCAAAGGTGCCGGGGATATCCGGGGCAGGCCCGTCCCCTGAAAAGACCGTCTTTACCCCCATCCTTGATGCGGAGCTGATCGCTGACGGGAGGATCACCAGTATGCCGATCCGGCCGAATACCCCGACAGGGTGCCCGACACCCGCCACCATCACGCGGGCGATGATGCAGCTCTGCGGCCTCACCCCCCTCTTCATCAACGCCGGTCTTGAGCATCCGGCAACAACACCAACCTACCATCTCTGTGGCGAGCCGGGAAGAGACCCCCGGATCTCCGATGCCGTCCCGATGGCAGGGATGCTCTATCAGAGGGGCAGGGAGCTTGGAGCGTTCCTCTCGCAACTCTCGGATATGCTCGTCATCGGAGAATGTGTTCCGGGGGGAACGACGACATCCCTCTGCGTCCTGCGCGGCCTCGGATATGATGCCCGCGTCTCAAGCAGTTTCATTGACAACCCGCATTCACTCAAAGAAGAGATTGCAGGGGCGGTTCTCCGGAGGATACAGGACGAAGGAATCACCGATCCCCTCGACATCGTCGCTGCTGCCGGGGATCCGATGATCCCTGCCGCCGCCGGGATGGTGGAAGGCTTCTCCGGAGAGGTTCTCCTCGCAGGGGGGACACAGATGCTCTCTGTCGCCGCATTGACGAAGGCGAGAGGTATCCGGCTTCCGAAGATAGCCACGACCATCTATGTTCATGATGACCCGTCTGCGAACTTCAGGGAGATTGCAGGAGAGATTGGTCTCTCCCCCATCTACGTCGATCCCGGATTTGGCGAAACCGGCCACTCCGGCCTTGCCCGGTACTGTATCGGGGAGGTGAAGGAGGGGATGGGAGCAGGCGGTGCGATGTACCTTGCCAGAGCCATGGGGCATACAGGAGCAGTGATCCGTGATGCAGTTATGAGAACTGTCGCGGCCTACTCCTGA
- the tuf gene encoding translation elongation factor EF-1 subunit alpha has protein sequence MAAEKPHMNLAVIGHIDHGKSTTVGRLLFETGAVAQHVLDSFKKEAESKGKGSFEFAWVMDSLKEERDRGITIDIAHKRFDTPKYYFTVVDCPGHRDFVKNMITGASQADAAVLVVAAPDGPMEQTKEHVFLSRTLGITQLIIAVNKMDAVKYDEKRFNEVKQQVSDLIKMVGFKVDETIFIPMSSFAGANIKEKSKDTPWYNGPTLLEALDTLKEPEKPTDKPLRLPIQDVYTISGIGTVPVGRVETGLLKKGMKVSFMPANKEGEVKSIEMHHEEHAQAGPGDNVGFNVRGIAKNDIRRGDVCGPVDAPPTVAEEFTAQVVVLQHPSVLSIGYTPVFHCHTAQVACTFLELQKKLDPRSGQVKEENPAFLKAGDAAIVKIVPTRPLVIEKAKELPQLGRFAVRDMGSTIAAGIVLDIKAKQMR, from the coding sequence ATGGCAGCAGAAAAGCCACACATGAATTTAGCCGTTATCGGCCACATTGACCACGGAAAGTCAACTACGGTTGGTCGCCTTCTTTTCGAGACCGGTGCTGTAGCCCAGCACGTTCTTGACTCATTCAAGAAGGAGGCCGAGTCGAAGGGCAAGGGCTCCTTCGAATTTGCATGGGTTATGGACAGCCTCAAAGAGGAGCGGGACCGTGGTATCACCATCGATATCGCCCACAAGAGGTTCGACACTCCGAAGTACTACTTCACCGTCGTCGACTGCCCGGGCCACCGTGACTTCGTCAAGAACATGATCACCGGTGCCTCGCAGGCAGATGCAGCAGTACTTGTCGTCGCTGCACCTGACGGTCCGATGGAGCAGACCAAAGAGCACGTCTTCCTTTCAAGGACCCTCGGTATCACCCAGCTGATCATCGCCGTCAACAAGATGGATGCTGTTAAGTACGATGAGAAGCGGTTCAATGAAGTGAAACAGCAGGTCAGCGATCTGATCAAGATGGTCGGATTCAAGGTTGATGAGACGATCTTCATCCCGATGAGCTCATTTGCCGGTGCCAACATCAAAGAGAAGTCCAAGGATACTCCATGGTACAATGGCCCGACACTTCTTGAGGCACTCGACACGCTCAAAGAGCCTGAGAAGCCCACCGACAAGCCGCTCCGTCTCCCGATCCAGGATGTCTATACCATCTCCGGTATCGGAACCGTTCCGGTCGGCCGTGTTGAGACCGGTCTCCTGAAGAAGGGAATGAAGGTCTCGTTCATGCCTGCCAACAAAGAGGGTGAGGTAAAATCCATCGAGATGCACCATGAGGAGCACGCACAGGCAGGACCCGGCGACAACGTAGGGTTCAACGTTCGTGGTATCGCAAAGAACGATATCCGCCGTGGAGATGTCTGTGGTCCGGTCGATGCACCACCAACCGTTGCAGAAGAGTTCACTGCCCAGGTCGTTGTTCTTCAGCACCCAAGTGTCCTCTCAATCGGGTACACCCCGGTCTTCCACTGCCACACAGCCCAGGTTGCCTGTACCTTCCTTGAGCTTCAGAAGAAGCTTGACCCACGGAGTGGCCAGGTCAAGGAGGAGAACCCTGCCTTCCTCAAAGCAGGAGATGCTGCTATCGTCAAGATTGTTCCCACCCGCCCACTCGTCATCGAGAAGGCAAAAGAGCTTCCGCAGCTCGGCCGCTTTGCGGTCCGTGATATGGGATCCACCATCGCTGCAGGTATTGTCCTCGATATTAAAGCGAAGCAGATGAGATAA
- a CDS encoding phosphatidylglycerophosphatase A, whose protein sequence is MFEIEERLLALGVDMDAILDAGMELYVPHGLTAEEGRLVLEKNIRRALGDPNVSAMLLSAILLEEELYAKRKDSEIADDPVFLLADEIIGMAIAEIIAGTYARFEFTRYDQKKPGILSQLGPFMDDAIAGLIAGCTSKLYSDGQ, encoded by the coding sequence ATGTTTGAGATAGAGGAACGCCTTCTTGCCCTTGGCGTGGATATGGATGCGATACTGGATGCCGGAATGGAGCTGTATGTTCCCCACGGGCTTACGGCAGAAGAAGGACGACTGGTTCTTGAGAAGAATATCCGGCGTGCCCTTGGAGATCCGAATGTCTCTGCAATGCTCCTCTCTGCGATCCTCCTTGAAGAGGAGCTGTACGCGAAGCGGAAGGATTCGGAGATCGCTGACGATCCCGTCTTCCTCCTTGCAGATGAGATCATCGGGATGGCGATTGCGGAGATCATCGCAGGCACCTATGCGAGATTTGAGTTTACCAGGTACGACCAGAAGAAACCGGGTATCCTCTCGCAGCTGGGCCCCTTCATGGATGATGCGATCGCCGGCCTCATCGCAGGCTGTACATCAAAGCTCTATAGTGACGGTCAATGA
- a CDS encoding DUF1538 domain-containing protein translates to MLHEAKETLREVVQAVTPIAVIVFLVLLVLIGSSATEIIDYILGVMMLTAGITLFLIGVKSGLLPMGEAIGSDLPKHGSIYLVIITAFLLGFFATVAEPDVRVLTNMVDLVSNGEIAQNPLVLSIAIGVGFFVMLAMLRIVLGIPITWLFAAGYLVVIILSFLAPADYLQIAYDGGGVTTGPLTVPFILALGIGLSSVLAGRSTLTDGFGLIGLASIGPIIGIMVLGILL, encoded by the coding sequence ATGTTACATGAGGCAAAGGAGACGCTGCGGGAGGTGGTACAGGCGGTCACCCCCATTGCTGTGATCGTATTTCTGGTATTACTCGTTCTGATTGGATCGAGCGCAACAGAAATCATCGACTATATTCTCGGGGTCATGATGCTGACAGCGGGAATCACGCTCTTCCTCATCGGTGTGAAGAGCGGCCTGCTCCCGATGGGAGAGGCGATCGGATCAGATCTCCCCAAACATGGATCGATCTATCTCGTCATCATCACAGCATTCCTGCTTGGATTCTTTGCAACCGTCGCCGAGCCTGATGTCAGGGTTCTGACGAATATGGTCGATCTGGTATCCAACGGAGAGATTGCCCAGAACCCGCTCGTCCTCTCCATCGCAATCGGTGTCGGATTCTTCGTCATGCTTGCAATGCTCCGTATCGTCCTTGGCATTCCGATCACCTGGCTCTTTGCAGCAGGGTACCTGGTTGTCATCATCCTCTCCTTTCTGGCACCGGCAGACTATCTCCAGATAGCATATGATGGCGGAGGCGTCACCACCGGCCCGCTGACCGTCCCATTCATCCTCGCTCTCGGTATAGGTCTCAGTTCGGTCCTTGCGGGAAGATCGACGCTCACTGACGGGTTTGGACTTATCGGGCTTGCTTCGATCGGTCCGATCATCGGGATCATGGTGCTGGGGATACTCCTATGA
- a CDS encoding orotidine 5'-phosphate decarboxylase / HUMPS family protein: MTPPVLQVALDILDLARAYAITEEAIAGGADWIEIGTPLIKSEGMGAVREIRRRNPKITIIADMKISDTGALEVEMAAKAGADIICILGDADDSVIREAVRAADLYGVRLMGDMMTVRDPITRAQELEEMGVHIINAHVGIDQQMVGKSSLDLLDRLSGAVSIPIAAAGGLDAARAAEAVTHGAEIVIIGGAIIRSSDVTASTAQIRSAIDAPEPRSHHKRNQTDEIRSMLEEASSSNVSDAMHRKGAMSGLKRYSGTGKMIGRAVTVQTFAGDWAKPVEAIDVASPGDVIVINNSRDTTIAPWGELATLSCQNKGVAGVIIDGAVRDLDDILEMTIPLYATAAVPNAGEPKGFGEINAEIVCCGQQVRPGDWIIGDASGVVVLPKERAYEISRRAVLVARTEERLREEIRRGSTLSVVMELLRWEKQ, from the coding sequence ATGACACCACCGGTTCTCCAGGTTGCACTTGATATCCTTGATCTTGCCCGTGCCTATGCGATCACTGAAGAGGCGATAGCTGGAGGCGCTGACTGGATTGAGATCGGCACCCCGCTCATCAAGAGCGAGGGAATGGGTGCTGTGCGGGAGATCCGACGACGAAACCCGAAGATAACCATCATCGCTGATATGAAGATCAGCGATACAGGAGCCCTCGAGGTCGAGATGGCGGCAAAAGCAGGGGCAGATATCATCTGTATCCTCGGGGATGCAGACGACTCGGTCATCCGGGAAGCAGTCCGGGCAGCAGATCTCTATGGCGTACGGCTGATGGGTGATATGATGACGGTCAGAGATCCCATCACCCGGGCTCAGGAACTTGAGGAGATGGGGGTGCATATCATCAACGCCCATGTTGGCATCGATCAGCAGATGGTCGGAAAAAGCTCCCTTGATCTTCTCGACCGCCTCAGCGGCGCGGTATCGATCCCGATTGCGGCTGCCGGCGGCCTTGATGCTGCGCGGGCGGCAGAGGCAGTGACACATGGGGCAGAGATCGTCATCATCGGCGGAGCGATCATCCGATCCAGCGATGTCACCGCGTCCACCGCCCAAATCCGATCCGCTATCGATGCACCGGAGCCACGATCCCATCACAAACGGAATCAGACCGACGAGATCCGATCAATGCTGGAGGAGGCTTCCTCATCAAATGTCTCCGATGCGATGCATCGGAAAGGGGCGATGAGCGGTCTCAAACGGTATTCCGGAACCGGGAAGATGATCGGGCGTGCCGTCACCGTCCAGACCTTCGCCGGAGACTGGGCAAAACCCGTCGAGGCGATCGATGTCGCATCCCCCGGGGATGTGATCGTCATCAACAACAGCCGGGATACCACCATCGCTCCATGGGGAGAGCTTGCGACACTCTCCTGCCAGAATAAAGGTGTCGCTGGCGTCATCATCGACGGGGCGGTCCGTGATCTTGACGATATCCTCGAAATGACAATTCCACTCTATGCAACCGCAGCGGTCCCGAATGCCGGAGAACCAAAAGGGTTTGGAGAGATCAATGCGGAGATTGTTTGCTGCGGTCAGCAGGTGCGGCCGGGCGACTGGATCATCGGGGATGCAAGCGGTGTCGTTGTCCTCCCCAAAGAGCGGGCATATGAGATCAGCCGGCGGGCAGTCCTTGTTGCGCGGACCGAGGAGCGGCTTCGTGAGGAGATCAGAAGGGGTTCCACCCTCTCGGTTGTGATGGAGCTCCTCCGCTGGGAGAAGCAGTAA
- the cobS gene encoding adenosylcobinamide-GDP ribazoletransferase: protein MSLFEGVRALLQFSTILPVGRSADFEAFAKRSYLYPLAGYLIGAVALLPLFIIPNPLAGAALSIGLLLFLSGCNHFDGLLDLGDGLMAHGSREIRVRALTDRQIGAGGVAMGLTITLISFGSLSALAAIPAVLLIAEVASKASMATLTALGAPFRDGIHSFLYERAQWWFLIPAWLFAMPLFLLPLPWVAITVALGAAASATGILLAGARRLFGGINGDLVGASNEIVRAVVLLTLVIMLA, encoded by the coding sequence ATGAGTCTCTTTGAGGGTGTCAGGGCGCTCCTCCAGTTCTCAACCATCCTTCCGGTTGGGCGATCAGCAGACTTTGAGGCTTTTGCGAAGCGATCCTATCTTTATCCGCTTGCAGGGTACCTGATCGGGGCTGTTGCCCTCCTCCCGCTCTTCATCATTCCAAACCCTCTGGCAGGAGCAGCCCTCTCAATCGGCCTTCTCCTCTTCCTCTCCGGATGCAACCATTTCGATGGCCTCCTTGATCTTGGGGACGGTCTGATGGCACACGGGAGCAGGGAGATCCGGGTCAGGGCATTGACGGATCGGCAGATTGGTGCGGGGGGTGTCGCCATGGGGCTTACAATCACCCTCATCTCCTTTGGATCGCTCTCTGCGCTCGCTGCGATCCCGGCTGTTCTCCTCATCGCCGAGGTTGCATCGAAGGCATCAATGGCAACCCTGACGGCTCTTGGTGCACCGTTTCGTGACGGAATTCATAGCTTTCTCTACGAACGCGCACAATGGTGGTTCCTGATTCCCGCCTGGCTCTTCGCGATGCCGCTCTTTCTGCTCCCCCTTCCATGGGTGGCGATTACCGTGGCGCTGGGAGCTGCAGCCTCAGCAACAGGGATCCTGCTTGCTGGTGCCCGTCGTCTCTTCGGTGGGATCAACGGTGATCTCGTCGGGGCATCAAATGAGATTGTGAGGGCTGTCGTGCTCCTCACACTTGTGATTATGCTCGCCTGA
- a CDS encoding nitroreductase family protein, which yields MIQNKNIANFGVTIIQARHSIRHFKDTPIPEDIIRKVLDCAKSAPSARNIQPWIFGTITDQTLRSQIADLTTHGKFIAEAPVCFAVFGERDQEYVLEDCCAATENILIALTGYGIGSCWVAGEGKEYAEPIRKLLGVPEKYKLISLIAAGESKTEGFVLAKKKLLADITFKNRFSNE from the coding sequence ATGATCCAGAACAAGAATATCGCGAACTTCGGCGTGACCATCATTCAGGCACGCCACAGTATCAGGCACTTCAAGGACACCCCGATCCCAGAAGATATCATCAGGAAGGTCCTTGACTGTGCAAAATCCGCACCATCTGCACGAAATATCCAGCCCTGGATATTTGGGACGATCACCGATCAGACGCTCAGGAGTCAGATCGCTGACCTCACGACGCATGGTAAATTCATCGCCGAAGCTCCGGTCTGCTTTGCCGTCTTCGGCGAGCGCGACCAGGAGTATGTCCTTGAGGACTGTTGTGCGGCAACCGAGAATATCCTCATCGCCCTGACCGGATATGGGATCGGCTCCTGCTGGGTTGCCGGCGAGGGCAAAGAGTATGCCGAGCCGATCAGAAAGCTCCTTGGCGTCCCTGAGAAGTACAAACTCATCTCCCTCATTGCTGCTGGTGAATCAAAGACTGAAGGGTTCGTCCTTGCAAAGAAGAAGCTCCTCGCGGATATCACCTTTAAGAACCGGTTCTCAAACGAGTGA